The Desulfovibrio aminophilus genome window below encodes:
- a CDS encoding glycosyltransferase has protein sequence MERPRLCLVNSPRLMARAFTDLGCEIVADLAPGGGELDIAEALQGREPELLIQVESLGPRVFLRGLDRLSCRTVFWAVDPHLNGFWQAAYGRLFDLVLSTQTKWDADLSSLGQKAVAHLPFFGQEQPWSPWERRGRDIAFVGRVTPQRPARRWLLEFLERRYGPRLAAASDLGHDEMFALYRDSRFVPNESITGEINFRLFEAASTGCLVLGQDIGPEQDALFEPGREIEVCAHVAELGAALDSLLKNPKAARAKALAAWERVRREHLPIHRAARLLELAASCGENAARGPEADAWLGLSRFLLWEPGRLPMRSEQMAGLLAALPPWPPVLAARLRFLAQAGDREAETLAVLAAVLADDLHPGEADVDLAGSMAALRLSRFDLAKQFWFRHIKALPRPSKALLEPPADPAHLCALWARLPRRGLPPLRAGFPFDPARHLPTRSGECLFLALRLRPGDMALTRALEALLASCPGLEAMRLGLLSELTLRERADWRLGLAAGMADLKCFRLEPGLDELGLALENSRAKGQEAAFRRALAARDPRGLLSRVLS, from the coding sequence GTGGAGCGGCCCAGGCTCTGCCTCGTGAACTCGCCCCGGCTCATGGCCCGGGCGTTCACGGACCTGGGCTGCGAGATCGTGGCGGACCTGGCCCCCGGGGGCGGCGAACTGGACATCGCCGAGGCCCTCCAGGGCCGCGAACCGGAACTCCTGATCCAGGTGGAGAGCCTGGGCCCGCGCGTGTTCCTGCGCGGCCTGGACCGGCTCTCCTGCCGCACGGTCTTCTGGGCCGTGGACCCGCACCTCAACGGCTTCTGGCAGGCGGCCTACGGCCGCCTCTTCGACCTGGTCCTCTCCACCCAGACCAAGTGGGACGCCGACCTCTCCTCCCTGGGCCAGAAGGCCGTGGCCCACCTGCCCTTCTTCGGCCAGGAGCAGCCCTGGTCCCCCTGGGAGCGCCGGGGCCGCGACATCGCCTTCGTGGGCCGAGTCACGCCCCAGCGCCCGGCCCGGCGCTGGCTCCTGGAGTTCCTGGAGCGCCGCTACGGCCCCCGGCTCGCCGCCGCATCGGACCTGGGCCACGACGAGATGTTCGCCCTCTACCGCGACTCCCGCTTCGTGCCCAACGAATCCATCACCGGCGAGATCAACTTCCGGCTCTTCGAGGCCGCCTCCACGGGCTGCCTCGTCCTGGGCCAGGACATCGGCCCGGAGCAGGACGCCCTGTTCGAACCCGGCCGCGAGATCGAGGTCTGCGCCCACGTGGCCGAGCTGGGGGCCGCGCTGGACTCCCTGCTCAAGAATCCCAAGGCCGCCCGGGCCAAGGCCCTGGCCGCCTGGGAGCGGGTGCGGCGGGAGCACCTGCCCATCCACCGCGCGGCCCGGCTCCTGGAGCTGGCCGCCTCCTGCGGGGAAAACGCGGCGCGCGGCCCGGAGGCCGACGCCTGGCTCGGCCTGTCCCGATTCCTGCTCTGGGAGCCCGGACGCCTGCCCATGCGCTCGGAACAGATGGCCGGCCTGCTGGCCGCCCTGCCTCCCTGGCCGCCCGTGCTGGCCGCCCGGCTGCGCTTCCTGGCCCAGGCCGGGGACCGCGAGGCCGAGACCCTGGCCGTCCTGGCCGCCGTGCTGGCCGACGATCTCCACCCCGGCGAGGCGGACGTGGACCTGGCCGGGAGCATGGCCGCCCTGCGCCTGTCCCGCTTCGACCTGGCGAAGCAGTTCTGGTTCCGCCACATCAAGGCCCTGCCCCGGCCGTCCAAGGCCCTGCTGGAGCCGCCGGCCGACCCGGCGCACCTCTGCGCGCTCTGGGCCCGCCTGCCGCGCCGGGGACTGCCTCCCCTGCGGGCGGGCTTCCCCTTCGACCCGGCCCGTCACCTCCCGACCCGGTCCGGCGAGTGCCTGTTCCTGGCCCTGAGACTGAGGCCCGGGGACATGGCCCTCACCCGCGCCCTGGAAGCCCTGCTGGCGTCCTGCCCGGGCCTGGAGGCCATGCGCCTGGGCCTGCTCTCCGAACTGACCCTGCGCGAGCGCGCGGACTGGCGGCTGGGCCTGGCCGCCGGGATGGCCGACCTGAAGTGCTTCCGACTGGAGCCCGGGCTGGACGAACTCGGCCTGGCCCTGGAAAACTCCCGCGCCAAGGGCCAGGAGGCCGCCTTCCGCCGCGCCCTGGCCGCCCGCGATCCTCGCGGACTCCTCTCCCGCGTCCTGTCCTGA
- a CDS encoding class I SAM-dependent methyltransferase has protein sequence MLIEVLSSEWDQYELVDCGDRRKLERFGEVLMVRGEPRAWWKPRLPESEWRRARAVHDERAWTFTPDCPREWTLELDGLRLLARFTETSKHIGVFPEQWPHWRSILERGGKGRLLNLFGYTGAASMVAAKAGFEVTHVDASRPALAWARRNQELSGLQEAPLRLILDDVGKFVARELRRGKRYEAILLDPPAFGRGPKKELWKVERQVSELLAQCRELLSGEARLLILTMYNTDASALMVRNLLSDALEGLGGTLDVGELALRQAASDKFLPRSLWGRWTA, from the coding sequence GTGCTGATCGAGGTCCTCTCCTCCGAATGGGACCAGTACGAGCTGGTGGACTGCGGCGACCGGCGCAAGCTGGAGCGCTTCGGCGAGGTGCTCATGGTGCGCGGCGAGCCCCGGGCCTGGTGGAAGCCCCGCCTGCCCGAGTCCGAATGGCGGCGCGCCCGGGCCGTGCACGACGAGCGCGCCTGGACCTTCACCCCGGACTGCCCCCGGGAGTGGACCCTGGAGCTGGACGGCCTGCGCCTGCTGGCCCGCTTCACCGAGACCTCCAAACACATCGGCGTGTTTCCCGAGCAGTGGCCGCACTGGCGCTCCATCCTGGAACGCGGCGGCAAGGGACGTCTGCTGAACCTCTTCGGCTACACCGGCGCGGCCAGCATGGTCGCCGCCAAGGCGGGCTTCGAGGTGACCCACGTGGACGCCTCCCGCCCGGCCCTGGCCTGGGCCCGCCGCAACCAGGAGCTCTCCGGCCTCCAGGAGGCCCCCCTGCGCCTCATCCTGGACGACGTGGGCAAGTTCGTGGCCCGCGAGCTGCGGCGCGGCAAGCGCTACGAGGCCATCCTCCTGGATCCACCGGCCTTCGGGCGCGGGCCCAAGAAGGAGCTCTGGAAGGTCGAGCGCCAGGTCTCGGAGCTCCTGGCCCAGTGCCGGGAGCTGCTCTCCGGCGAGGCCCGGCTCCTCATCCTGACCATGTACAACACCGACGCCTCGGCGCTCATGGTCCGCAACCTCCTCTCCGACGCCCTGGAGGGCCTGGGCGGGACCCTGGACGTGGGCGAGCTGGCCCTGCGCCAGGCAGCCTCGGACAAGTTCCTGCCGCGCTCCCTCTGGGGCCGCTGGACGGCCTGA
- the rnhA gene encoding ribonuclease HI, which translates to MSADARVTIFTDGSCLGNPGPGGWCALLRQGGKTREMSGGMSATTNNRMELRAVIEALAALKRPCAVDLYTDSTYIKDAVTKNWLRGWQRNGWKTAAKKPVKNQDLWRALIPLLQTHEVAFHWVRGHSGHPENERCDLLARTQAAKPGLPPDVPEGERC; encoded by the coding sequence ATGAGCGCCGACGCGCGCGTGACCATCTTCACCGACGGCTCCTGCCTGGGCAATCCCGGCCCCGGGGGGTGGTGCGCCCTGCTCCGCCAGGGCGGGAAGACCCGGGAGATGTCCGGCGGCATGTCCGCCACCACCAACAACCGCATGGAGCTGCGCGCGGTCATCGAGGCCCTGGCGGCCCTGAAGCGCCCCTGCGCCGTGGACCTCTACACGGACTCCACCTACATCAAGGACGCCGTGACCAAGAACTGGCTGCGCGGCTGGCAGCGGAACGGCTGGAAGACCGCGGCCAAGAAGCCGGTGAAGAACCAGGACCTCTGGCGCGCCCTGATCCCCCTGCTCCAGACCCACGAGGTGGCCTTCCACTGGGTGCGCGGCCATTCCGGCCACCCGGAGAACGAGCGCTGCGACCTCCTCGCCCGGACCCAGGCGGCCAAGCCCGGGCTGCCGCCGGACGTCCCGGAGGGCGAGCGGTGCTGA
- a CDS encoding TPM domain-containing protein has product MFFRKGNTGPLVRGRTPMERFLRTVGLFVVFLAVGLAFWHNNERRMREIAAGGALKDPAGLLSKEDRSFVTGFIDSIKDRFGVQARVEIGPAAADFTETDSKTLFFGIDPEARKVAAAFPPLMRRALGGELSAYLEREHFEPYWASGDWAQGLKTALALIWTRLDNLDQPGGGRSANDTAPAPEQEGSKP; this is encoded by the coding sequence ATGTTCTTCCGCAAGGGAAACACCGGCCCGCTCGTGCGGGGCCGCACGCCCATGGAGCGCTTCCTGCGAACCGTCGGGCTCTTCGTCGTCTTCCTCGCCGTGGGCCTGGCCTTCTGGCACAACAACGAGCGCCGCATGCGCGAGATCGCGGCGGGCGGCGCGCTCAAGGACCCGGCCGGACTGCTGTCCAAGGAGGACCGCTCCTTCGTCACCGGCTTCATCGACAGCATCAAGGACCGCTTCGGGGTCCAGGCCCGGGTGGAGATCGGCCCGGCGGCCGCGGACTTCACCGAGACCGACTCCAAGACGCTCTTCTTCGGCATCGACCCCGAGGCCCGCAAGGTGGCCGCGGCCTTTCCGCCGCTCATGCGCCGGGCCCTGGGGGGCGAGCTCTCGGCCTACCTGGAGCGCGAGCATTTCGAACCCTACTGGGCGTCCGGGGACTGGGCCCAGGGGCTGAAGACGGCCCTGGCCCTGATCTGGACCCGCCTGGACAACCTGGACCAGCCCGGCGGCGGGCGGTCCGCGAACGACACCGCTCCCGCGCCGGAGCAGGAAGGAAGCAAACCATGA
- a CDS encoding efflux RND transporter periplasmic adaptor subunit, with the protein MKKWLIIGLALLVAAGGVWFWTARGKDGGIRILKTAKVERGEVRKVLEATGIVKPQVGAQIQIGSRVTGILAKVPVRVGDVVKKGDLVAVIDSRELKAKLAQAEAQHRLSRAKLDYALKDLERKRTLVSKKLESQSVLDQAVQAAEVARFETAANQAAIDTLQVQLSYTNVYSTIDGVVSQVTSQEGETVVAGMQVANLVTVLDPTLLEMWIYVDESDVGRAAPGLPVEFTVDAHPGAVFHGTIDRIYPEPEIKDNIVYYRALVQVDRADAGRLRPEMTTQCKIIVETRKDVLSIPNAALKWVDGRQAVFVPGPEGAAHEAQVELGLIGLDRTEIVSGLEEGRDVAVQVVLPGQKKQKGS; encoded by the coding sequence ATGAAGAAATGGCTGATCATCGGCCTGGCCCTGCTGGTCGCCGCCGGAGGCGTCTGGTTCTGGACCGCCCGGGGCAAGGACGGCGGCATCCGCATCCTGAAGACCGCCAAGGTCGAGCGCGGCGAGGTCCGCAAGGTCCTGGAGGCCACGGGCATCGTCAAGCCCCAGGTGGGCGCGCAGATCCAGATCGGCTCGCGGGTCACGGGCATCCTGGCCAAGGTGCCGGTGCGCGTGGGCGACGTGGTCAAGAAGGGCGACCTGGTGGCGGTCATCGACAGCCGCGAGCTCAAGGCCAAGCTGGCCCAGGCCGAGGCCCAGCACCGCCTGTCCCGGGCCAAGCTGGACTATGCGCTCAAGGACCTGGAGCGCAAGCGCACCCTGGTGTCCAAGAAGCTGGAGTCCCAGAGCGTGTTGGACCAGGCCGTGCAGGCCGCCGAGGTGGCCCGCTTCGAGACCGCCGCCAACCAGGCGGCCATCGACACCCTCCAGGTCCAGCTCTCCTACACCAACGTGTACAGCACCATCGACGGGGTGGTCAGCCAGGTCACCTCCCAGGAGGGCGAGACCGTGGTGGCGGGCATGCAGGTGGCCAACCTGGTCACGGTGCTCGACCCGACCCTGCTGGAGATGTGGATCTACGTGGACGAGTCCGACGTGGGCCGCGCGGCCCCGGGCCTGCCCGTGGAGTTCACCGTGGACGCCCACCCGGGCGCGGTCTTCCACGGGACCATCGACCGCATCTATCCCGAGCCGGAGATCAAGGACAACATCGTCTACTACCGCGCCCTGGTCCAGGTGGACCGGGCCGACGCCGGGCGGCTGCGGCCGGAGATGACCACCCAGTGCAAGATCATCGTGGAGACGCGCAAGGACGTGCTCTCCATCCCCAACGCCGCGCTCAAGTGGGTGGACGGCCGCCAGGCCGTGTTCGTGCCCGGGCCCGAGGGCGCGGCCCACGAGGCCCAGGTGGAGCTGGGGCTGATCGGCCTGGACCGCACCGAAATCGTCTCCGGGCTCGAAGAGGGCCGGGACGTGGCCGTGCAGGTGGTCCTGCCGGGCCAGAAGAAGCAGAAGGGGAGCTGA
- a CDS encoding ABC transporter ATP-binding protein: protein MSGPLIRLEGIGRTFAMPGGEGASVTVLRDIDLTVEAGEFLALQGTSGSGKSTLLSIIGLLDRPSAGRYLLNGRDVSHLSDDELSDLRNSVLGFVFQSFHLIPYATALENVLLPGMYSHAPQGRLRKRAHELLERVGLGDRAGFRPGRLSGGQQQRVAMARALLNDPDLLLADEPTGQLDSATSSGIMDLFREINATGKTVILVTHDDEVAAAARRVVRLHDGRASEDPPAGAGA, encoded by the coding sequence GTGTCCGGGCCGCTCATCCGCCTGGAGGGGATCGGCAGGACCTTCGCCATGCCCGGGGGCGAGGGCGCGTCCGTGACCGTGCTGCGCGACATCGACCTCACGGTGGAGGCCGGGGAGTTCCTGGCCCTGCAGGGCACCTCGGGCTCGGGCAAGTCCACCCTGTTGTCCATCATCGGCCTGCTGGACCGGCCCAGCGCCGGGCGCTACCTGCTGAACGGCCGGGACGTTTCGCATCTCTCCGACGACGAGCTCTCGGACCTGCGCAACTCGGTCCTGGGTTTCGTGTTCCAGAGCTTCCACCTCATTCCCTACGCCACGGCCCTGGAGAACGTGCTCCTGCCGGGCATGTATTCCCACGCGCCCCAGGGCCGCCTGCGCAAGCGGGCCCACGAGCTTCTGGAGCGGGTGGGCCTGGGTGATCGGGCGGGCTTCCGTCCGGGCCGCCTCTCCGGCGGCCAGCAGCAGCGCGTGGCCATGGCCCGGGCCCTGCTCAACGACCCGGACCTGCTCCTGGCCGACGAGCCCACGGGCCAGCTCGACTCGGCCACCAGCTCCGGGATCATGGACCTCTTCCGGGAGATCAACGCCACGGGCAAGACGGTCATCCTCGTGACCCACGACGACGAGGTGGCCGCCGCTGCCCGGCGCGTGGTCCGGCTGCACGACGGCCGGGCGAGCGAAGACCCCCCGGCCGGGGCGGGCGCATGA
- a CDS encoding ABC transporter permease, which produces MSPLALARALGMALDAVLAFRLRTLFVSLAVAFGIAALTLIVTAVDGANRMAYQIVDMFGPDAALVFGGNIKKRAVGERTQTLTEDDARRIRRSLPGVSLVAPMRAKFDVTARYEGRTAAGLTAVGALEDYTRAWNWPLAEGRDFSPEDVERAAKVCLLGDKPSRTLFGDESPVGRTIFVNNVPLLVIGKLAYRGFTGGGGGREVDDRVILPLPTLTSRFNLDRKFFVGLRVKFSDATRMESQVAALGAMLRELHRLPPEADDDFTVLTADEVLAFLAMLKGGLMVFLGVTAVAALAVGGFVLANLFALSVTERSSEIGLKRALGARSSAVLAQFLFEAVILTLAGGVLGLFLGLSLGQLLTRLEILTIQFSWKVFGMALGGSLVVGLVFGLKPARQAAALDPVEALRGGG; this is translated from the coding sequence ATGAGCCCCCTGGCCCTGGCCCGCGCCCTGGGCATGGCCCTGGACGCGGTGCTGGCCTTCCGCCTGCGCACCCTCTTCGTCTCCCTCGCGGTCGCCTTCGGCATCGCCGCCCTGACCCTCATCGTCACGGCCGTGGACGGGGCCAACCGCATGGCCTACCAGATCGTGGACATGTTCGGCCCGGACGCGGCCCTGGTCTTCGGCGGAAACATCAAGAAGCGGGCCGTGGGCGAGCGCACCCAGACCCTCACCGAGGACGACGCCCGCCGCATCCGGCGCTCCCTGCCCGGGGTCTCCCTGGTGGCGCCCATGCGGGCCAAGTTCGACGTGACCGCGCGCTACGAGGGCCGCACCGCGGCCGGGCTGACGGCCGTGGGCGCGCTGGAGGACTATACCAGGGCCTGGAACTGGCCCCTGGCCGAGGGCCGCGACTTCTCCCCCGAGGACGTGGAGCGCGCGGCCAAGGTCTGCCTCCTCGGCGACAAGCCCTCCCGGACCCTGTTCGGGGACGAGTCCCCGGTGGGCCGGACCATCTTCGTCAACAACGTGCCCCTGCTCGTCATCGGCAAGCTGGCCTACCGGGGCTTCACCGGCGGAGGCGGCGGCCGCGAAGTGGACGACCGGGTGATCCTGCCGCTGCCCACCCTGACGAGCCGCTTCAACCTGGACCGCAAGTTCTTCGTGGGCCTGCGCGTGAAGTTCAGCGACGCCACGCGCATGGAGTCCCAGGTGGCGGCCCTCGGGGCCATGCTGCGCGAGCTGCACCGCCTGCCGCCGGAGGCCGACGACGACTTCACCGTGCTCACGGCCGACGAGGTCCTGGCCTTCCTGGCCATGCTCAAGGGCGGGCTGATGGTCTTCCTGGGGGTGACGGCGGTGGCGGCCCTGGCCGTGGGCGGCTTCGTGCTGGCCAACCTGTTCGCCCTCTCGGTCACGGAGCGGTCTTCGGAGATCGGGCTCAAGCGGGCGCTGGGGGCGCGCTCCTCGGCCGTGCTGGCCCAGTTCCTCTTCGAGGCCGTGATCCTGACCCTGGCCGGGGGCGTCCTGGGGCTCTTCCTCGGGCTCTCCCTGGGCCAGCTCCTGACCCGTCTGGAGATCCTGACCATCCAGTTCTCCTGGAAGGTCTTCGGCATGGCCCTGGGCGGTTCGCTGGTGGTGGGGCTGGTCTTCGGGCTCAAGCCCGCGCGGCAGGCCGCCGCGCTCGACCCGGTGGAGGCGCTGCGGGGCGGAGGCTAG